The following are from one region of the Stanieria sp. NIES-3757 genome:
- a CDS encoding extracellular solute-binding protein family 5 — translation MNAQKFCSLFCLSVLSTLLLNACSKPQANNSQGGDSSTLKLLYWQAPTILNPHLSTGFKDAEASRITLEPLASFNNNNELVPILAEVIPSETNGGLAADGKSVTWKLKQGIKWSDGTPFTAADVVFTYQFITNPQVGSVSAGTYEVIQSVEAIDDHTVKINFKEVNPAWALVFVGTEGMILPKHIYEAYNGANAREAPANLKPVGTGAYRVVEFRPGDTVIYEPNPEFRQAEGLGFQRVELKGGGDATSAARAVLQTGDADYAYNLQVEAPILKELEAAGRGKVVANYGALMERIIINHSDPNQTTAESERSSVKIPHPFFSDRNVRQALNLAIDRDTITQQLYGVTGKATANFLVAPEQYASPNTSYEFNLEQAGKLLDQAGWRDTNGNGTRDKNGMEMQIVFQTSVNPLRQKTQAIVKQNLQSLGIGVELKSIDPGVYFSSDPANNDTVEHFYADLQMYTSGNTNPDPGAYMQFMTCAQIPQKANNWTGDNNARYCNPKYDALWQQSSKQLDEEKRTQLFIQMNDLLIDEVAIIPLVHRADVVAFSNNLTGYEVTPWDLRTWDIMNWKRQQE, via the coding sequence ATGAATGCCCAAAAATTTTGTTCCCTGTTTTGTTTATCTGTTTTATCTACGTTGTTGCTCAATGCTTGTAGCAAACCTCAAGCTAATAACAGTCAAGGAGGAGATAGTAGCACACTAAAATTATTATATTGGCAAGCACCAACTATTCTGAATCCTCATCTTTCCACAGGATTTAAAGATGCTGAAGCTAGTCGCATTACTCTAGAACCTCTAGCTAGTTTTAATAACAATAATGAATTAGTTCCAATTCTCGCGGAGGTAATTCCTTCAGAAACAAATGGTGGTTTAGCTGCTGATGGCAAATCAGTTACTTGGAAACTGAAACAGGGAATTAAATGGTCTGATGGAACTCCGTTTACTGCTGCTGATGTAGTCTTTACTTATCAGTTTATAACTAATCCTCAAGTTGGTTCGGTTTCAGCAGGAACTTATGAAGTAATTCAAAGTGTAGAAGCCATCGATGACCATACAGTTAAAATTAATTTTAAAGAAGTTAATCCGGCTTGGGCTTTAGTTTTTGTCGGTACCGAAGGAATGATTCTTCCCAAACATATTTACGAAGCTTACAACGGTGCTAATGCCAGAGAAGCACCAGCCAATCTTAAACCTGTAGGAACAGGAGCTTATCGAGTAGTAGAATTTAGACCAGGTGATACCGTAATTTATGAACCTAACCCCGAATTTCGTCAAGCAGAAGGATTAGGTTTTCAAAGAGTTGAACTAAAAGGTGGTGGTGATGCCACTTCCGCTGCTAGGGCAGTATTACAAACAGGGGATGCTGATTATGCTTATAATTTACAAGTTGAAGCTCCGATTTTAAAAGAACTAGAAGCTGCTGGAAGGGGAAAAGTAGTAGCTAATTACGGTGCTTTAATGGAACGCATTATTATCAATCATAGCGATCCTAACCAGACTACAGCCGAAAGCGAACGTTCTAGTGTCAAAATTCCTCATCCCTTCTTTAGCGATCGCAATGTACGTCAGGCTTTAAATTTAGCTATTGACCGCGATACTATTACTCAACAATTATACGGAGTTACAGGAAAAGCTACTGCTAATTTTTTGGTCGCACCAGAACAATATGCTTCTCCTAATACCAGTTATGAATTTAACCTCGAACAAGCAGGTAAATTATTAGATCAAGCAGGATGGCGAGATACTAACGGCAATGGTACTAGAGATAAAAATGGGATGGAGATGCAAATCGTCTTTCAAACTTCAGTCAACCCTCTACGTCAAAAAACTCAAGCCATTGTTAAACAAAATCTGCAATCTTTAGGGATAGGAGTGGAATTAAAAAGTATCGATCCTGGGGTTTATTTTTCTAGCGATCCTGCTAATAACGATACAGTAGAACATTTTTATGCCGATCTACAAATGTATACTTCAGGTAATACTAATCCCGATCCTGGTGCTTATATGCAGTTTATGACTTGCGCTCAAATTCCGCAAAAGGCTAATAATTGGACAGGGGATAATAATGCTCGCTATTGTAATCCCAAATATGATGCTTTATGGCAACAATCGAGTAAACAATTAGATGAGGAAAAGAGAACCCAACTATTTATTCAAATGAATGATTTATTAATTGATGAAGTTGCTATCATTCCTTTAGTTCATCGTGCTGATGTAGTGGCTTTTAGTAATAATCTGACTGGTTATGAAGTGACTCCTTGGGATTTACGTACCTGGGATATTATGAACTGGAAACGTCAGCAGGAGTAA
- a CDS encoding hypothetical protein (conserved hypothetical protein): MLASIILILLIGFFVGQIARRLKVPALVGMVLVGILLGSQVAKVLSSDVLDAADSFRTIAVMVILMKAGLGLDREKLAQQGTVALRLGFLPAACEAIAIAIAAIWLFQFNFWTGLLLGCIIGAESPAVIVPGMLRLKSLGWGVQKGIPDAILTGSALSDVLLLLVFSLLLAFLSQEATTGITVLGIITLSPLQLLPFQVIIQMVLGVLLGWVTAQILVLLLAKQNWTQTTVQDSLVAASFALLLVVIAENFPVFSGYLAVMATGFFLIELDTPLARRLRNGFDNLWTIAEIILFVLLGASIQLNVLGDTLLIGLLVLIIGTLIGRSLGWYLSTLGSNWTWKERLFLLPGNSAKATVQAAIGAIPLTQGISGGDTILAIAALSILVTAPLGAWAIPTFAPKLLEKGEVDPTKVSINRRIILLAAVDTSSLSTQVLTKAAELARRSNGEVLVLHVIRVNDPQGVKRLQEQTKRILADIRHQFMTTFGSVPEEIVLTAQKYEVTEIVIGKRGHRPFDQVLVGSVSQSVLEMSQLPVLVVEDEQITLNVD, translated from the coding sequence ATGTTAGCAAGTATTATTTTGATTTTACTAATCGGTTTTTTTGTCGGGCAAATTGCTCGACGACTGAAAGTTCCTGCCTTGGTAGGTATGGTACTAGTTGGTATTCTGTTAGGTTCCCAAGTAGCGAAGGTTCTTAGTTCAGATGTTCTAGATGCTGCCGATTCTTTCCGTACTATTGCCGTGATGGTAATTTTGATGAAAGCAGGATTAGGACTTGATCGCGAAAAATTGGCTCAACAGGGAACTGTAGCGTTGCGCTTAGGTTTTTTACCTGCTGCTTGCGAAGCGATCGCTATTGCTATTGCTGCTATCTGGTTATTCCAATTTAATTTTTGGACTGGATTGCTATTAGGCTGCATTATTGGGGCAGAATCACCTGCGGTAATTGTACCAGGGATGCTGCGCTTAAAAAGTTTGGGTTGGGGAGTCCAAAAAGGAATTCCTGATGCGATTTTAACAGGGAGCGCACTTTCTGACGTGCTGCTTTTGTTGGTGTTTAGTCTACTGCTGGCTTTTTTATCCCAGGAAGCGACGACAGGTATTACTGTCTTAGGAATAATTACTCTTAGTCCTTTGCAGTTATTACCATTTCAAGTCATCATCCAAATGGTTTTGGGGGTACTCTTGGGATGGGTAACCGCTCAAATACTAGTATTACTGCTAGCCAAACAAAATTGGACTCAAACGACAGTTCAGGATTCTTTAGTGGCTGCTAGCTTTGCTTTATTGTTAGTAGTAATAGCGGAAAATTTTCCTGTTTTTTCTGGCTATTTAGCTGTCATGGCAACAGGATTTTTCTTGATTGAGTTAGACACACCTTTAGCAAGACGTTTGCGAAATGGCTTTGACAATTTGTGGACAATTGCTGAAATTATTTTGTTTGTGCTGTTGGGAGCAAGTATTCAACTCAATGTTTTAGGCGATACTTTATTGATTGGTTTACTAGTGTTGATAATCGGAACACTAATTGGTAGATCTTTAGGTTGGTACCTTTCCACCCTTGGTAGTAACTGGACTTGGAAAGAACGTTTATTTTTACTACCAGGAAATTCAGCTAAGGCAACGGTACAAGCAGCCATTGGGGCGATTCCATTGACTCAAGGTATTTCAGGAGGAGACACAATTTTAGCGATCGCAGCCCTGTCAATTTTGGTTACAGCACCTTTAGGCGCTTGGGCAATTCCAACTTTTGCTCCCAAACTGCTTGAAAAAGGTGAGGTCGATCCGACTAAAGTTTCGATTAATCGGCGTATTATTCTTTTAGCTGCTGTAGACACTTCTTCCCTATCAACTCAAGTTTTGACCAAAGCAGCAGAATTAGCTCGTCGCAGTAATGGTGAAGTATTGGTACTGCACGTGATTCGAGTCAATGATCCCCAAGGAGTTAAACGTTTGCAGGAGCAAACCAAACGAATTTTAGCCGACATTCGCCATCAATTTATGACAACCTTCGGATCAGTGCCAGAAGAAATTGTTCTTACCGCACAAAAGTATGAAGTTACTGAAATTGTCATCGGTAAACGTGGACATCGCCCGTTTGATCAAGTTTTAGTAGGTTCGGTTTCTCAATCTGTTTTGGAGATGAGTCAGTTACCCGTTTTAGTGGTTGAAGATGAGCAAATTACTTTGAATGTTGACTAA
- a CDS encoding response regulator receiver protein — MTPNQIKLSIVDDDPIFRLGFCTALASVPGFRVIAQADTIANLLQQLTQGFIPDILILELAIGRFGGKNLSALQLCQQLAQQYPNVAIFILTSVTEPEALLTAKALGVRGYCPKGSNFETIVFALRRLASGGIYWQEENLPTPNLWQNFLVQLGNSGRQQIQDSINQINTQLTDHNSSTLDRLFWSGRKRELLVARWLVNRLTSNKYNSSGERVSLPKTLPETQDNLVLPPPKLTLAKIARDSVAAQIFRNIFAQIQLGTVNCTGIILEIDILRTAKKQELLYIVLNHIIKYLEELSTKEILLEEIEPTLWLIWQETTIDFWKKNVDDSLLITDQELSKILTQEFALIQKNIFQDNPFILELFEYLLWEKPLIIDNISYRPEALEAMIRAEYLLENLLIQIANSVMQFILNNFYDLEIFKYNLYHRNYRSSREIARFRNELSWRYRLEKYWNNPQNIFESRYRLLTLQQQTIQTRFIYAPRITELERLEGLPWSTTIILETRDAIAPRLRSIIAAAGRGLVYILTQVIGRGIGLIGKGIIQGIGSTVQPPYYNQKEDFLRNKSDR, encoded by the coding sequence ATGACCCCAAATCAGATTAAACTATCGATCGTTGATGACGACCCGATCTTTCGCCTTGGTTTTTGTACTGCCTTAGCATCTGTCCCTGGTTTTCGAGTTATTGCTCAAGCAGATACTATCGCTAACCTATTACAACAATTGACCCAAGGATTTATTCCTGATATTTTGATTTTAGAATTAGCTATCGGTCGTTTTGGCGGAAAGAATTTATCTGCTTTACAACTTTGCCAACAATTAGCACAACAATATCCTAATGTAGCTATTTTCATTCTTACTTCTGTAACCGAACCTGAAGCATTACTTACCGCTAAAGCATTAGGAGTGAGAGGTTACTGTCCCAAAGGTAGCAATTTTGAGACAATTGTGTTTGCCTTACGTCGTCTTGCTAGTGGAGGAATTTATTGGCAAGAAGAAAATCTTCCTACTCCTAATTTATGGCAAAACTTTTTAGTTCAGTTGGGTAATTCAGGTAGACAACAAATTCAAGATAGTATCAATCAAATTAATACTCAGTTAACAGATCATAATTCATCTACTTTAGATCGATTATTTTGGTCTGGTCGCAAGCGAGAATTGTTAGTCGCTCGTTGGTTGGTTAATCGTCTTACTTCAAATAAATATAATTCTAGTGGGGAACGAGTTTCTTTACCAAAAACATTGCCAGAAACTCAAGATAATTTAGTTTTACCACCACCTAAATTAACTTTAGCTAAAATTGCTCGAGATTCTGTTGCTGCGCAAATTTTTAGAAATATTTTTGCTCAAATTCAATTGGGAACAGTTAATTGTACGGGAATTATTTTAGAAATTGATATTTTAAGAACTGCCAAAAAACAAGAGCTGTTATACATTGTTCTTAATCACATTATTAAATATTTAGAAGAGTTATCAACCAAGGAAATTTTGCTTGAAGAAATTGAACCAACTTTATGGTTGATTTGGCAAGAAACAACGATTGATTTTTGGAAAAAAAATGTCGATGATTCTCTTTTAATTACCGATCAAGAATTGAGCAAAATTTTGACTCAAGAATTTGCGCTCATTCAAAAAAACATTTTTCAAGATAATCCTTTTATTTTAGAACTATTTGAATATTTATTATGGGAAAAACCCTTGATAATTGATAATATTTCTTATCGACCTGAAGCTCTTGAAGCGATGATCAGAGCAGAATATTTATTAGAAAATTTATTGATTCAAATTGCTAATAGCGTCATGCAGTTTATTTTAAATAACTTTTATGATTTAGAAATATTTAAATATAATCTTTATCATCGTAACTATCGCAGTTCTAGAGAAATTGCTCGTTTTCGTAATGAATTATCTTGGCGATATCGTCTCGAAAAATATTGGAACAATCCTCAAAATATTTTTGAAAGTCGTTATCGTCTGCTAACACTACAACAACAAACGATTCAAACTCGATTTATTTATGCACCACGAATAACCGAACTGGAACGTTTAGAAGGATTGCCTTGGTCAACTACAATTATCTTAGAAACCAGAGATGCGATCGCTCCTAGACTACGTTCAATTATAGCTGCTGCTGGTCGTGGTTTAGTTTATATTTTGACTCAAGTAATTGGGAGAGGAATTGGTTTAATTGGGAAAGGAATTATTCAGGGAATTGGTAGTACCGTTCAACCGCCTTACTACAATCAAAAAGAGGATTTTTTGAGAAATAAAAGCGATCGCTAG
- a CDS encoding major facilitator superfamily MFS_1: MKVFIDLEPTKRRNLLTLFTTGLLFWFSITSLLPVLPLYIKDIGGTKQQIGLVMGCFAIGLLLSRTWLGQLADSQGRKISILIGAAVVGIAPLGYLVANSVSLLMILRAFHGISISGFTTGYSALVVDISPPKQRGELIGYMSLAIPIGMALGPALGGYLQVTWGYTPLFLVSAIAGLIALICASQVKEELNLKTQDSNQQLELEPSRSFGELIKNSSFVIPGIIMLLIGLVFGTLATFLPLYIQETKLDFNAGLFYAVAAIASFIARVVVGKASDTWGRGLFITFSLICYTISMLLLADATLPSIFILAAFVEGTGAGILIPMLIALMSDRSYITERGKVYAICIGGFDLGVAIAGPILGSLALIVSYSTMFYLSGGLAAIALLVFLTKSSKNLGHSLRFALGKEGDVYAIE, from the coding sequence GTGAAAGTTTTTATCGATCTCGAACCAACCAAACGGCGTAATTTACTAACCTTATTTACTACTGGTTTACTATTTTGGTTTAGTATTACCTCTTTGTTACCAGTATTGCCTCTTTATATCAAAGATATAGGAGGAACAAAGCAGCAAATTGGGTTAGTGATGGGCTGTTTTGCTATTGGTTTGCTTCTATCTCGTACCTGGTTAGGACAATTAGCTGATTCTCAAGGACGAAAAATTTCGATTTTAATTGGTGCTGCGGTAGTTGGGATTGCGCCTTTAGGGTATCTAGTTGCCAACTCGGTTTCTTTATTAATGATCTTGAGAGCATTTCACGGCATTAGTATTTCTGGTTTTACCACTGGTTATAGTGCCTTAGTGGTCGATATTTCTCCACCCAAGCAACGAGGAGAATTAATCGGTTATATGAGTTTGGCAATTCCCATCGGTATGGCATTAGGTCCGGCTTTAGGAGGATATCTTCAAGTTACATGGGGCTATACACCATTATTTTTAGTGTCTGCGATCGCAGGATTAATTGCTTTAATCTGTGCTAGTCAAGTTAAAGAAGAATTGAATTTAAAGACTCAAGATAGTAATCAACAGCTTGAATTAGAACCTAGTCGAAGTTTTGGTGAACTAATTAAAAATTCTTCTTTTGTGATTCCAGGAATAATTATGTTGCTAATTGGCTTAGTTTTTGGTACCTTAGCAACTTTTTTACCCCTCTACATTCAAGAAACAAAATTAGATTTTAATGCAGGATTGTTTTATGCCGTAGCTGCGATCGCATCTTTTATTGCTCGCGTAGTGGTAGGAAAAGCTTCGGATACTTGGGGACGTGGGTTATTTATTACCTTTAGCTTGATTTGTTATACCATTTCCATGCTTTTACTCGCAGATGCAACTCTACCCTCGATTTTTATTCTAGCTGCTTTTGTTGAAGGGACAGGTGCAGGAATCTTAATTCCCATGTTAATTGCCTTGATGTCCGATCGCTCTTATATCACTGAAAGAGGGAAAGTTTACGCCATTTGTATTGGTGGCTTTGATTTAGGTGTTGCGATCGCAGGACCCATTCTTGGTTCCTTGGCTTTGATCGTTAGCTATTCTACGATGTTTTATTTGTCAGGCGGACTAGCTGCGATCGCTTTATTGGTTTTTCTAACTAAATCTAGTAAAAACTTGGGTCATTCTTTGCGATTCGCTTTAGGAAAAGAAGGCGATGTTTACGCTATTGAATAA
- a CDS encoding putative Transcriptional Regulator, Crp/Fnr family, which yields MPLQPEHFWLLKQGVVKTCTWNEEGTAITLGYWGSGDIVGHSLSLVNPYQIECLTTVEAICVPLRQCDWLSDSICRHIQQTEELLYIVRSERMYHRLLKILIWLARKFGREVERGKLIDLPLTHQELAEIIGTTRVTVTKLINQLEQEGVIARPRRNLIILQSDRS from the coding sequence ATGCCCTTGCAACCAGAGCATTTTTGGCTACTCAAACAAGGGGTAGTCAAAACTTGTACTTGGAACGAAGAGGGTACAGCCATAACGTTAGGCTATTGGGGTTCAGGAGATATTGTCGGTCATTCCTTATCTCTGGTCAATCCCTATCAAATTGAATGTTTAACTACTGTGGAGGCAATTTGTGTTCCTCTGCGTCAGTGTGACTGGTTATCCGATTCAATTTGTCGCCATATTCAACAAACCGAAGAACTGTTATATATAGTTAGATCGGAACGTATGTATCACCGTTTGTTAAAAATACTAATTTGGCTGGCACGTAAATTTGGTAGAGAAGTAGAACGAGGAAAGTTAATCGATTTGCCTTTAACTCATCAGGAGTTAGCTGAAATTATTGGCACTACTAGAGTAACTGTAACTAAATTGATTAATCAATTAGAACAAGAAGGCGTGATTGCTCGTCCTCGTCGTAATTTAATAATTTTACAAAGCGATCGCTCTTAA